One genomic window of Cannabis sativa cultivar Pink pepper isolate KNU-18-1 chromosome 2, ASM2916894v1, whole genome shotgun sequence includes the following:
- the LOC115720601 gene encoding uncharacterized protein At2g34160 isoform X2 — MGPSLYKPLNGFSYFPSNQTLSTFPPHPLSSSFKPDPSENSREIERRLVCFLREKKTMATVALPPPQPIEPQKKNRIQVSNTKKPLFFYVNLAKRYIQQHNEVELSALGMAITTVVTIAEILKNNGLATEKKVSTSTVGMKDESKGRLVQKAKIEIVLGKSENFDSLVAAATAAIVEPEPESEPKPVQEVSEPKTEQTNDENK; from the exons ATGGGTCCGTCTCTATATAAACCCCTCAACGGTTTCTCCTACTTTCCCTCAAACCAAACGCTTTCAACTTTCCCGCCCCACCCTCTCTCCTCCTCCTTCAAACCAGATCCTTCAGAGAATTCCCGAGAAATTGAACGGAGACTTGTTTGTTTTCTCAGAGAAAAGAAAACAATGGCGACTGTTGCATTACCTCCTCCTCAACCTATCGAGCCTCAGAAGAAGAACAGAATCCAGGTTTCCAACACCAAGAAACCGCTCTTTTTCTACGTCAATCTTGCTAAG AGGTACATACAGCAACACAATGAGGTTGAGCTTTCTGCTCTCGGAATGG CGATAACAACTGTTGTCACTATTGCTGAAATTTTGAAGAACAATGGACTAGCTACTGAAAAGA AAGTTTCAACTTCCACTGTTGGCATGAAAGATGAGAGTAAAGGACGCCTGGTCCAGAAAGCCAAG ATTGAGATTGTGCTTGGTAAGTCAGAGAATTTTGATTCTCTTGTGGCTGCTGCTACTGCTGCGATTGTTGAGCCAGAACCAGAGTCTGAGCCAAAGCCGGTGCAGGAGGTGTCTGAGCCAAAGACAGAGCAGACTAATGATGAAAATAAATAG
- the LOC115720601 gene encoding uncharacterized protein LOC115720601 isoform X1, with protein sequence MGPSLYKPLNGFSYFPSNQTLSTFPPHPLSSSFKPDPSENSREIERRLVCFLREKKTMATVALPPPQPIEPQKKNRIQVSNTKKPLFFYVNLAKRYIQQHNEVELSALGMEVSTSTVGMKDESKGRLVQKAKIEIVLGKSENFDSLVAAATAAIVEPEPESEPKPVQEVSEPKTEQTNDENK encoded by the exons ATGGGTCCGTCTCTATATAAACCCCTCAACGGTTTCTCCTACTTTCCCTCAAACCAAACGCTTTCAACTTTCCCGCCCCACCCTCTCTCCTCCTCCTTCAAACCAGATCCTTCAGAGAATTCCCGAGAAATTGAACGGAGACTTGTTTGTTTTCTCAGAGAAAAGAAAACAATGGCGACTGTTGCATTACCTCCTCCTCAACCTATCGAGCCTCAGAAGAAGAACAGAATCCAGGTTTCCAACACCAAGAAACCGCTCTTTTTCTACGTCAATCTTGCTAAG AGGTACATACAGCAACACAATGAGGTTGAGCTTTCTGCTCTCGGAATGG AAGTTTCAACTTCCACTGTTGGCATGAAAGATGAGAGTAAAGGACGCCTGGTCCAGAAAGCCAAG ATTGAGATTGTGCTTGGTAAGTCAGAGAATTTTGATTCTCTTGTGGCTGCTGCTACTGCTGCGATTGTTGAGCCAGAACCAGAGTCTGAGCCAAAGCCGGTGCAGGAGGTGTCTGAGCCAAAGACAGAGCAGACTAATGATGAAAATAAATAG